The following are from one region of the Salvelinus fontinalis isolate EN_2023a chromosome 5, ASM2944872v1, whole genome shotgun sequence genome:
- the LOC129855706 gene encoding mucin-2-like, with amino-acid sequence MERIRLILGALLLSLSLPSLPAQDNVTVTVPENVTMAAPINEEVTMAASTPEATIETKPVPVTWAQPAPEIITPVTAIPKVTSVSVPTTDAITMVITNPEITIVQESTSDAPTTTSEAETMTPSPVTTEGPIDMTTPTGPKPTLSQDVLTTASYLPTTSQDHLTSVIPVWPLLTTPRLTEDSTYTPEPIHTASEITACHTEGLTTAPTSPLVNAAPGHATTPATTHTSTDPDSTSAGIRGKTGQPSLLWVIIVTLLIVVIFAGVVYCVCLVIRRKRQSHTAHFVSSLRNGKSSKRKKGAEEDAWAGPVKLGGGDRKEDEGGEEGGSPEDNKREGAGTDVVLSTFIANETEGERGGPDGGVGVAGSKEAEKWEEKEPLLYIDEGVEEGQERMAPPSLSKSN; translated from the coding sequence ATGGAGCGGATACGGCTAATACTTGGggctctgctcctctccctctctctgcccagtcTCCCTGCCCAAGATAATGTCACCGTCACTGTACCTGAGAATGTCACCATGGCAGCACCTATTAATGAGGAAGTCACGATGGCAGCCTCTACACCGGAGGCCACCATAGAGACAAAGCCTGTTCCTGTCACTTGGGCACAGCCTGCCCCTGAAATCATCACCCCGGTAACTGCTATTCCGAAAGTAACTTCTGTTTCAGTACCTACCACTGATGCCATCACTATGGTAATAACAAACCCTGAGATCACCATCGTTCAGGAGTCCACCTCTGATGCACCAACTACTACTTCAGAGGCTGAGACGATGACACCTTCCCCTGTGACCACTGAAGGGCCTATAGATATGACCACTCCAACTGGCCCTAAACCCACCCTCTCCCAAGACGTCCTTACGACCGCCTCTTATCTCCCAACGACTTCCCAGGACCACCTGACTTCTGTTATCCCAGTCTGGCCCCTCCTCACCACCCCTCGTCTGACGGAGGACTCCACTTACACACCTGAACCTATCCACACTGCCTCAGAGATTACTGCCTGCCACACAGAGGGACTTACCACTGCACCCACCTCCCCATTGGTCAATGCCGCTCCCGGCCATGCCACGACCCCCGCTACCACCCACACCTCCACAGATCCAGACTCTACAAGTGCTGGGATCAGGGGGAAGACAGGTCAGCCCAGCTTGTTATGGGTCATCATCGTCACTCTTCTGATCGTGGTTATATTCGCGGGCGTGGTCTACTGTGTATGTCTGGTCATCAGACGAAAGAGGCAGAGCCACACCGCGCACTTTGTGTCCAGCCTCCGGAACGGGAAGAGTTCCAAGCGGAAGAAAGGGGCGGAGGAAGACGCCTGGGCAGGGCCAGTGAAGCTAGGGGGTGGGGACAGGAAGGAGGATGagggtggggaggagggagggagcccagaggacaacaagagagagggggcTGGAACGGATGTGGTGCTGAGCACATTCATAGCCAacgagactgagggagagaggggtgggcctGATGGGGGAGTAGGGGTGGCTGGGAGCAAGGAGGCAGAGAAATGGGAGGAGAAGGAGCCTCTGCTGTACATTGatgagggagtggaggaggggcAAGAGAGGATGGCTCCTCCTTCACTTTCAAAATCGAACTGA